From Camelina sativa cultivar DH55 chromosome 7, Cs, whole genome shotgun sequence, one genomic window encodes:
- the LOC104700674 gene encoding B3 domain-containing protein At3g06220-like isoform X1, producing the protein MASGDVLPRFFSVYLSQYSSDSLKLIPVSYYEHLPRPLPKTGILMGTGGKIWKVAMKSRQEQVYFERGWANFVADNDIKDGEFLIFVFDGYRRYEVSIFAHGGCKEIRAAVEVEEISDGTESENNESSLESVIQDEEEEAIDADAKSDTLTILLIVQTQTTISVESAEVRLYSCQLIQTCMEQTQ; encoded by the exons ATGGCTTCCGGTGATGTTCTTCCTCGTTTCTTCAGTGTCTATCTTTCCCAGTACAGCTCTGACTCcttg AAGCTGATACCAGTTTCGTACTACGAACACTTGCCGCGTCCGTTGCCCAAGACTGGCATTCTCATGGGCACTGGTGGAAAGATTTGGAAAGTAGCAATGAAGAGTAGGCAAGAGCAAGTGTATTTTGAACGAGGCTGGGCCAATTTTGTGGCGGATAATGACATCAAAGATGGAGAGTTCttgatttttgtctttgatGGTTACAGACGCTATGAAGTGAGCATATTTGCTCACGGAGGCTGCAAGGAGATTCGTGCAGCCGTTGAAGTTGAAGAAATCTCTGATGGGACAGAGAGTGAAAACAATGAGAGTTCTCTTGAAAGCGTCATAcaagacgaggaagaagaggccATTGATGCTGATGCAAAGAGTGACACTCTGACTATTCTCCTGATAGTCCAGACACAAACAACGATCTCTGTGGAATCTGCTGAGGTGAGGTTGTACTCATGCCAACTGATACAGACATGTATGGAGCAGACACAATAG
- the LOC104700674 gene encoding B3 domain-containing protein At3g06220-like isoform X2, producing MASGDVLPRFFSVYLSQYSSDSLLIPVSYYEHLPRPLPKTGILMGTGGKIWKVAMKSRQEQVYFERGWANFVADNDIKDGEFLIFVFDGYRRYEVSIFAHGGCKEIRAAVEVEEISDGTESENNESSLESVIQDEEEEAIDADAKSDTLTILLIVQTQTTISVESAEVRLYSCQLIQTCMEQTQ from the exons ATGGCTTCCGGTGATGTTCTTCCTCGTTTCTTCAGTGTCTATCTTTCCCAGTACAGCTCTGACTCcttg CTGATACCAGTTTCGTACTACGAACACTTGCCGCGTCCGTTGCCCAAGACTGGCATTCTCATGGGCACTGGTGGAAAGATTTGGAAAGTAGCAATGAAGAGTAGGCAAGAGCAAGTGTATTTTGAACGAGGCTGGGCCAATTTTGTGGCGGATAATGACATCAAAGATGGAGAGTTCttgatttttgtctttgatGGTTACAGACGCTATGAAGTGAGCATATTTGCTCACGGAGGCTGCAAGGAGATTCGTGCAGCCGTTGAAGTTGAAGAAATCTCTGATGGGACAGAGAGTGAAAACAATGAGAGTTCTCTTGAAAGCGTCATAcaagacgaggaagaagaggccATTGATGCTGATGCAAAGAGTGACACTCTGACTATTCTCCTGATAGTCCAGACACAAACAACGATCTCTGTGGAATCTGCTGAGGTGAGGTTGTACTCATGCCAACTGATACAGACATGTATGGAGCAGACACAATAG